TTGCCTGTTTTCCCCCATTGTTCTACGCGGTGCCTCGTTCTAGGGACTCGGTTTAAGCACCGGAAAGAGAATCCCAGCGACTCTGCTTTAACCACGTGCTCGTGACATGTTACATAATTACTAGTCCCTTTGCCTCATAACTGAAGTCAGCAATGCTGCTCACGGTTTTTACATAACTAACATTTAGAGCAATTTGGGACTGTTAACCGAAAACTATCCAGTAGGTgtttcagttcttttctttttaaatttttttttttctttaggtccAATGGCATCCTAAATAAAACAGTCTGGTTATGTCCCCAATAAGAAATTTGCCGTTACCCACCTCTAAGACATTAAAGCCCAGAATCCGTGTTCCCGCACCCCTCACTCCAAGAGATGAAATCCTTCAGTGCAGGATTCTCACGGAGCCCCCGGCAGACGCTCCTCCACGCCTCCTGCGCCCCGTCCCCCGCGCCCGCTCCGGAAGCCAGGGTGTACGTGCCTTACTCCACACCGCGTCCCCGGTGCCCGGCTCGTGCCTCCCGAGAGGTGGGACGCGGTCTATCGTGAGCTGTCACATCCGGTGACAGTCCAGTGCCGGGGCAGCCCACTCCAGCCACTGCCCTCCTGTGCCCTTCCTACTCTCCCTGATAACGTGCCTGAATTTGCCAGGCACTTCATTCAGTTGATCTCACGTGATTATATGAGATAAAAGGTATCCTACTCGCTTTACAAATTGGGTAAGTGAAGAACAGAGAGGTTAGGGAACCTGCCTGAGGAGTTGGGGCTGTTAGTGGCGGAGCCTGGGAGCGAGTGCTCGCAGCTGCTGTGCGAACGTCACAAGCCTCTGTGATGGGAGAAGTCCACTCCAGTCAAACACCTTAAAGGGTGTCTACCACCTGCCAGGCAGTGACCGGGCTGCAGCAGTGGACAAAATGCATGTCCCTTCCTGAAGGGTTTACAAGTAAAAATTAGATCATTCCAGCTCTAAAGGTGAGGGGCTAAAAATCGAAACACGTAAAGAGGGAAGAAATGAGAATGGATACAAAGGGCTGGTACGTAAGGTTCAGGACTCAGAATTGTAGGCAAGAGTAAAGAGAGCTAGCTGGTGGAGGAAACGAGGAAGGTCACTGCAGGTTGGAACTGAGTGAAAGTACAAGTCCATGTCTGTATTACAATCTGTGAACGGGATGTTATACCATTTGGCTAACGACACTAATTATATGGGATTTAGGTTAAAGTCTATTATAATAAGGGATCCTGAACAACTAAGTTTATTTGTTATTGCTGTTGATGAGGTTCCAGAATGTTCTTTGAAATTAACCTAAAAGCTAAGCATACTCTGACCCCTGCCTCTAAATACTATTTGAGCCTTGTTCTTTTCCTAATGATAGAATAGAGGAAACAAGCTACCTCTTGTTTCAAACAAGTTGCCTCTTCAACATTTATTTCAATTGTACTTTAATTCATCTCACCCATCCCTAATTCAAATATTCCATCTTATTTAGGGGGATGATATACAAAAGCTTAATACTGACTGCCTTAGTTGGGGGGAGGAGTTTGGGGGTGGGAAGAAGCCTTTCCCTTTCGGTAATGTTTGAAGTTTTTAtcaagtgtgtgtgtttttttaacatttaataaaaactaatttgaaCTCACTAACCATCCACTAAAACCAAAGCCCACTACCCCCCAAAATATCCAAACTCTGATCCATGCATGTTACATCAGGTTTTCCCCTTTAcagtgtttttcaagtatgttccAAGAACCACCTGCAATAAAATCACCTGGGATGCCTTTTTCTGCAAAGTGGATCCCTGGGCCCGACTCCCAAAGATTCTGTTTCCGTAGGCCTCCAAGAGAAACCAGGACTCtacttttttgtttccttgattCTTAAGTACAGTAAAGTGTGTCAATTACATAGTTTCCCTTTTTCACCAGTTAATGACTTAAGCTTTAGCTGTTTGAGCTTCATCTAACCAAGGTTAACACTTCCAGCAACAAAGAGCCATCGGGAAAAATTCCATGAACAAGAGAtttgggctgctctgtggacagtGACCTCTTCCCGTTTTCCTTCAATATCCTAAAACTACTGGATCTGAGGGAAGTGGGTTGTTTCAAGCCTAAACATGTAGCTAGGCCCCAAAGAGAAATGATCTTGCTTTCATGTATATGACAAAGGGCCTGGGGAAGGGAAAGTTTCTAAGGATTCATGGGAGGACCTAGAGGATCTTGTATGTTAATTTAACAAACTGGCAACTTCTTTAGCTTTTAATGGCCAAGCAAATACCCAAAGTTTAGGTCAAAATGACAGACAAAGGAGATTTGTCGAgatgggaagggaaagaagaaagggtacctgtggaggaaaaaaaaatctctgagagAGACAAACACCACATGATGttacttacatgtagaatcttaaaaaatgatgcaaatgaacttacttgcaaaacataaacagactcacagacacagaaaacaaatttatggttaccaaaggggaagggataagttaggagtttgggattaacagatacacgctactatatataaaatagatacacaacaaggacctaatgtatagcacagggaactatattcaatatcttgtaataatggaaaagaatctgaaaaagtatatacatatatatgtataactgaatcactttcctgtgcacttgagactaacacaacattgtaaatcaactatacttcaattaaaaacagaaaaaaaatcactggctcTTATGATTGTTTAatagaacagaataaaagaataattgtACCAGCGATAAGTGTATTATGCCATTTATTGATGATGGAATTATACTGGGAAACAATCACAACAAAAGAACCATCTTGAATAGAATGGCTTTCTAAGTGAAACAATCCTTTGAAACATAACATGTAAGAGACTCaaatatgtcatcagggaagcccttggttTATATGTAGACATCTCAGCCGTGACTGTCACAAGTTCCACTCCACAGCACATTCAGGaatattgtgtgtgtgcgtgtgtgtgtgtgtaatacctGTATCTCGGAATAAGGAACCATATTTTAGCCAGGCTTCTTGGAATAGACTTGCTCACGTTGAGATGCAGGAAAGAAAAGAGTTATTTTTGGTCAATGGGTGAGCACTTATCCTTAGCTGTCAACGAAGGTGATTAACAGTTTAGCTTCTGAATACAGAATGGTCTGTTCAGTACCATGTCTTTTCGGTAAAGTTTCTTTCTGGTCCTTGGTGGTGCCTTAATTTCTTCCCTCTGATTTTCAGGAAAAGACAGAGGTATAGGTGAAACTGGTGTAGGAGACTTTGGTGGCAGACATCTGGTTGAGACCATTTTAACCAGCAACTGAGTTGTCTGGGCAGGAGCAGGCTTGGCTGAGAGTTCTTGGCATGGGTTTAAAATGGAGACCTTGGGGTTCTTAAAGTCGTCGTAAGCTGCAATCACCTGTTTTGTGGTGGGTGAGGTTTTCAGAGCTGGTCTAGAATTCCACCTGTATTTCCCAGCACGGCTGCAATTCCACTTGGGAGCATTGTATTCAAGCTTGCAAGAACCAGAATTGGTTTTCCTTTCCTCATGACTTTTCTCTACACAAGTTGGCTGAAGACCCACAGAGTCGGAAGGTTTGGGCTGTCTCATTTTGGGTGCAGCTTTGGAGGAAGCAGGTCGTTCGGCGGCTAAGGGAGCACAGAAGGACGTCTGCAGTCTCGGCCGTTCTCTCTGAATAGTCACGCGCTGCAATCTCTCCATGTCCAGTAAACGAGCTACCAAATGTTCCAGAGAGCTGTCTAGGGACTCCATTGTCATTTTCCAATTTTCAGATTTTGAGATGGCTAATTTGTGCAAGTCCAGGGTATTgaaaggagggggaagaaaatCAGGATATGGAAATACTTCACTTGGTTCTTCTGTGAAAGAGTCTTCAACATTTTCTATTGTTTCTGGCTTTAAGTTCAGGTCCATCTTTTTAAAACAGCTGAGTAAAGTAtcgtttgctttttcattttctgataaaTCACTTTCATCTGTTAAATTTTCTTCCACACTGCTGTTTCCATACTTCAGATTCCAATTTGGCGCAGTTAAAAGTTCGCCACTGTTGTTTCCTAGAGTTGAGCATAAATTAATATGAGGCTCATTTCTGTCCTTAAAAAAGTCTCCATCAGCATAAGGCCAGCAGTGACTTAATGGCGTCTGCAGGGCAGGGTAGGAGCCAACTGGTTTGTCCACCGAAGCACTTGTCAGTGAGTGGTTCACAGCGAAGAGCCTTATGCGATTACTGGTCACATTACAGCCAGTTTCCATTGAAGATTTTTTGAAATCccttaaaaaatgatttatttaataaatggttgGTTGCCTAGAAttaaaatgctattaaaatgataatgaatAAGAAACCTTTATCAAAGACGAGCTAATGTTTGGTTCCCAATGGCATACGTGTATCTATCTGTAACAGAAACATGTTAATTTTCAAATACGCTCTAATTATATACagctatatacattttttaaagtatagattaAAACAGTAACTGGGCATCCCTTTGTACATGCACAGGTGACTAGATCATTATACCTACAAATGGCTAACTGGCTATGAATGGCCACTAGGCTGAAAGTGTCTAATTATAGCTATTTGCCTATGAATATATTGTATGTTCAACTATGATGTCTGAAAAGGAGGCTATCCAACTCAAATTGAAATTATAGTGAAATGTTATTGACCCAGAATTAGATAAAAGGAAACTCTCAAAGAATGTAGTTAGGTTACTTAAGAAGGGCTTCTACTTTAGCCactgtggtttttttaaaattattctaacaaaaaaggaagcaaaacaaTGTCTGTCAAACAAAAATTATCCCAGATATAGTCTATTGTAATTTTCATCGGATTGTGCTCTTTTATTTTAGGACTAATACTTCTAGGTATTATATTCAAATGAAAACTGCAAAAAAGCCAGGCCACAGAATACTGAGTTTAcagttagtatttttttaaagcttactaGAAATACTGCCATGGAAAGATCTGATGCGTTAATTGACATATTTATAGCCCCATTATCTTCCTGCTGCTTTTAAAGCGAATTTACACTAAAGAcaacaaagcagtcttgaaggattTTAAAgagtacagaaaataataaaaatttatttatttagctaataAATACTACAGGTTTACTGACTTGCCTCTGAAAAACCACAGGAAAATCACCTTAAATCTATAACTGGTAACAGACACAATCCATGTAgtacagataaaaaaaaaaaaaaagcatggaatCTGGATGTGGAAGACCTAAGCTTGAACCCCTTTGCCACCAACaagcaaaatggaaattataatacCCACCCTGGAGGTGGTCTAAGAGGCAGACAATTATATGAATGTACTTTGCAAATTGTTAAACACTAAATGAAGGCTATCGTGACTTTTATTCTCTTTCCTTGTTGACAGCATATTGAGGAGAAACATCTCAGTAGTTAAATGTCTCCCTGACCCCAAGCTTCCAACTCTGCACCATCACCAGACCTCCCCAGTATCAATCACGAACACCCACCAAACGCGTGATTCtgtttagtcctcacaacagccccatgAGGTCGGCAGTTCCATTCTCTACCTTTGACAGacgagggaactgaggcccagactgGCTGAGGTCGCACATCtcgtaagtggtggagctgggattaaaCCCCGGCATTGGGTCCCACGTTCACGTCTCCAACCACTGCGCTCTGCCGACTCATTTACGTCCTCTCACTTCACTTGACCTCTTCCTTTGAGTTCCTTCTCGTAAAAGCAGGCTTCCTCCCCCCATCACCACCCGCATCCCCAGGACGTGAGTCACTACGATCCCCTTCCCGCCTCTTGGTTCTCCCCTCAGTGTTAGCGCTAGGTGAGCTGTGTCCCGAGCCGCACAGCGGAGAATCCTCAGCCGAACAGACAGCGGCTGTCCAGGGAACCACACAGTTGttaaaaatggggagaaaagagaggaacGCAACTCAGCATCCCCGTTAAATAATACACTATGTAAAAGTAACACCCAGCGGTGCTTGATACATGTTAATTTCCACGGTGCTTGATACACGTTAATTTCCCAATAACAGTAACCTGCGTTTTGAAGAAGGCTTCTAGCTGCTTCTCACGCACACCAGAGTTTAAGAACCAAAAAGTAAGAATTCAAATCCCAGGAAGGGACTGAAGCAAGGAAGGGGGTCTGAGAGCATGAACCAAGCTTTCACATCCTGGTTCAACCGTCTGTCACTTGTCACCTGCTCCCATGTCCCCATCCGTAAAATAGGGACAATGGCAACAGCACCTCCCTTACAGGACTGTcctgagggttaaatgagttaatacgcGAAGGAACGAAAATCATTCCTGGCACGTGAATTATTACTTTCCTATTACGGCTCCTTTTCACTCCAACGAGAAGTCCGAACCCTCTCCATCTAGACCCTCCTTGTAAAGGCCCAGTCACCTCTTCACCACACACTGTGCTGTCTGCCAGCCACGTCCTATTTTAGGGCGCGTCTCTATAATTTCCCAGTACTTGCGCACAGTACTTTTCTCTTCTGGTTGTGTTTTTGGCCTCGTACTTCAGCTGAGCAGTTAACTCATCTGTATTTAGATTTATTTCAGTAATTTAGGGGTTTACAAACATAAATATTCTCTCACCTGTTTTCCGTGGCACTTCCTTTGCTGAGAGGATAACTCCATAACCGGAATATCCCTTGTTTACTATTCTAAGAACAGGAGAACCATGGGCAACATTTTAGTCAGTAACtgcatgctttttttaaaaaaaataatactttcagAGTGTGATGGATAAAACCCTACCTGTGTTGTTTTGGGAGCATGCTCTGACAAAGTAAGTTCCAGCATGAGTTGCTCTACTGGAATTTCCAAATGGTTCTATAAAGCAGCGGAAGACTTTTAAACACACGACATCTCTGTTCCCGACTCTTGTTCTAAGAATGTATAGTTCTTGTTCTAACCAAGCAATATATAGTAAAGTCCTATAATACTCCCTCATGTCCATATAAATGGTTTTTACTGACCTCAGTAGGAATTAGTATAATCTGTTTATAAACATCAACTAAACAGTGTTAACTAATAAGCCTTGACTATCATTAagattgtctttattttattaagttaactgttttatattttgatcaaaaaaagtaaatgaaagattaatttttttcactacttcaaaacaaaatataaccATTTCAGCTGCTTCAAGATATCTTAAGGGCTGAGACCACTTCCCTTTTGGCAGTGACTGGAAAACATTATCTTTGCTACAATGTTAATTTCCATTTATAACACTGTTATGCTGAAAAAAAGTAATATAGTAAGATATTTAATGACCAATTTGCAGCCttgtaaaatagtaaataaaggCTTTGACTTGTTTGAAGAActctatagaaataaaatttaaaagtttaacttTGAGGAAAGAAATTTTCTTTAAGGAGCATACATGGTAATGTTAAAATGTTTTGTGAATTACTTAAAACCAAATATTTATCCTTACCTTGTTAATTTTGCCTGAAAGAATGTGtatgaaaaaaaagacaattaataGGTACATAAAACTGGTGATATTCAAAACAAGCCCCCTTTAATATGAGTGGTTGTTCATATTGTaaattagaatataaattttcatatatttataaatataagtataaatagaCACATCGAGGATTTCTTACCACCTGTGGCACCATCCCTTTCAGGTGGGAAGTTTTTATTTTCAGGAACGGGTACTTCTGTATCCAAATTCCAGTGAGATAAGTTCTAAAACAATATTTGTTTTAGGATAAACTTAAtgtaagaaaactttaaaagctCAAATACATAATTTTACAAGTCCCTTGGTTAAAATATGACAAAAGGCACAAAGGTCCATGACCGGCCCCCTCCCTCCTATAAAGGACACTCAGCATTTGTGAGGAGGGGGCAATGCTCTCATCAAACTATTATCAGCTGGATAACTAACACCTCTTAGGAAATGAAAGGCTTTTATAAGAATTTATGATTTCATTCACAGTTTGTTAAAAATAATGGCACACAAGTTTTCAAAACTTGTGATTTAAAAGATATGATAAAACGTCCAGTTCACAATGGCACAGTCACCAGATTTTATATATCTGAGTACCAGATCTGAAAGAGTATAAGAATCTTTCCATCAACCGAACAAAATTCTCACATACTCCACACTGACCAGCCCACCTCTCATTCTAGACTCCAGACGCTGAGAAACacttaggaaatattttttaaggcaaaaaatGAATAAGGATAGGTACAATATCTATTGAGGAtttatgttccagacactgtgctgagtgGTATGCGGTAAAAGCATGGGGTGTGTGCAGGAGAGGGAGGTGATCGTTTATCCTGGAAAGGGAAAGTGAGGGAtgaactcagttttttttttttttaatctcaaatgaGAAAATCCTTTGCAAACTAAACTCCAAGCAATATACAAATGAAAGGTAGTACTAGGTATTATCTCTGCACTAAGGAGAAACAGGGACAAATAAGCTTAAGTACAGGATGAGGATTTAATTGAGCCACAAGGAAGTTATCTCTCGATAGGAAGGAGAGTTGAACATTGGCACGTGGGCTGCAGATTATCTTTCTCCGGAGGttctcatgaaaaataaaattaacaaaattctcTGCTCTCTGAGATAACATGCATTGGATCTAGTCACCAGGggagctctttaaaaataatagttgaaaaaatggcacagattctgattcagtaggatgAGGccagatatttgtatttttaaagcctCCTGACAGATTCTCAAGCTTCTCTCAGCTCTGGAATCCTGGTTCCCTAAGGTACAAAATAACCTGTGAGAGAAATAGCCTTACCTTAACAGGATAAAGGGGAACTGATGAAAACCATGTTGTTGAGGTCATAGAATAAAAGTAACCAACTTCGTCAGCCAGTAAGGAAGGCTGTCAGTAGCCCGTGAAGTCAGCCAGACTGCAAACTGCCTACAGGGTGGGCATTGGTTCTACTATTTGATATCCACCTGCCTTACCAATATTTTTCACAAAACACGTGTGAGAAAATTTAAAAGGTGAGCACTGCCCGACGGTTCAAGGTGGCATGTTTCACCAAATCCAACTGCAATTAGAAATGCttgggggatttccctggtggcgcaatggttaagaatccgcctgccaatgcaggggacacgggttcgagccctgggccgggaagatcccacatgccgcggagcaaccaagcccgtgtgccacaactactgaacccgtgctctagagcccgtgagccacaactactgagcccacgtgccacaactactgaagcccatgcgcctagagcccgtgctccggaacaagagaagccaccgcaatgagaagcccgtgcactgcaacgaagagtagcccccactcgccgcaactagagaaagcccgcgcacagcaacgaagacccaacgcaaccaaaaataaataaataaattaattaatttttttttaaaaaagaaatgtttggagATTTACAAAGAAGCTGGTTAGCTTTTCctttgttaaaagacaaaaattttctgggaactctactcagtactcagtaataacctaaatgggaaaagaatttgaaaaagaatagatgtttatgtataactgaatcactttgctgtacacctgaaactaacacaacattgttaaccaactatactccaatataggataaaaatttaaaaaaaaaaaaagaaaaaagaaaaatttccattCGGTATCCCAAATGCACCAAGAGGTGAAAGTACAAGCTGCTCCCAGAGGGAAAGCAGCGGGGGACGTGGCAGGAAGCCTCCGCGGAGTGAGGCCTTGACCGCCGGGGCTGCTCGCCGACGCTGCGCCCCCGGCAGCTGCCGCACCTCTCGGGAGACGGACGCGCGCAGCCTGGGGCCGCTGTCCTCACCATTTCTCCCCCCGTCCCGCTTCTCTGTTTCCGCACAATCCTGCACAGGTGGGGGCCAGGCACGCTGAGGGTACGGCACGAGGCTGATCTCAAAGAGCGCGTGAACTTCGGCTCCGCATCCAAAGGGGGTCAGGAGAAAGCGTAGGACGCGGGAGAGGGGGCCTGTGGGGTGAGGCGGGGTAGCAACAGGAAATTAACTGGAAGCCAGAGGCGATCAGACAAAAACGGGGGGCACAGAACAAGCCAGGTGGAAGGTCTAAGTGACAGAAGAGTAGGAAGTGAAGGTCTGAAGTGAGAAAGGAGATAATTTCAGACAGGACGATAAAACACAAATTAGAAAAAGTATGGTGAATTATCTGGAATTAAAACTCAGGGTCATGAACTCTGCTCTTACTGATTTAAGCCAGGTGCTCCGTTTGAAAGCAGGATGAACCTTACGCACGGGCACAGCCGAcactcccacatgccgcagaggtaCCAAAAGGCCCACTGTTTTCCACCCGAACTATCCTGCTATGGCGCCCACTCCTGTTTAAGGCAGAAGTCTCCGAGAACTACTGTGTAAGAAAACAAGTGAAGCAATCTTTAAGGCGTTGCTTAAACGGATTAAGGCATTGCTTAGGGCATGGGTATCCGCAAAAAACCACAAACTGAAGCCACCgcagtactcagtgtctttgctAGTCGTTCACAACTGTTTGTCCCCTAGAGGAAGGGTGGGCCCTGAGGACGCGGAGAACGCAGCTCAGGGATGCTCTGCATCAGTAAGAACCGACCCACCTGCGCCGCGCCCGGGCGGAAGGAGCGGGAGGGAGGCGCGCGCGGGCGCGGGGGATGCGGCGCCGCGGGGTGTGCGGGGTGAGCGCCCGGCCCGGCCTCTGGGACGGGGACCCGGGGCGGGGCCGTGGGGGTGGGCGTCCGGCAGGTGCGGGCCGGGCCCAGCCGCCTCTTACCGCTCGGCGCCGCTGGCCCCCGGCTCGTCCCCGGCGGCGTCTCCGCGGGCGCTGCCGCCCCGAGGCCCCGGCCGCTCCGCGCGCACAGCCTCCGACTCGGCCCGCCTGCAGGGAGGACAGAGGGCAGCGCGCAGCCGGGATACGGCCGGCGGGGCCGCGACCCCGACCCCTGACCCCCGACCTCGAACCCACCCGCGGCCCCGCCCCTAGCCCCTCGCCCGACCCCTGACCCCcgcccctggccccgccccctccccctcgccGGACCCGGACACCAGACTCCGGCCCTGTCCCCGACCTTGAGCACAACCtcgcccccggccccggcccagACTACGCCGGGCCACGACCCTGATCCCGATTCCACCCCCGCCCCGGACCTCTCCTCGGACCCGGGCCCCGCCCCCAAgccggcccccgccccg
This genomic interval from Balaenoptera ricei isolate mBalRic1 chromosome 11, mBalRic1.hap2, whole genome shotgun sequence contains the following:
- the FAM217A gene encoding LOW QUALITY PROTEIN: protein FAM217A (The sequence of the model RefSeq protein was modified relative to this genomic sequence to represent the inferred CDS: substituted 1 base at 1 genomic stop codon), which produces MTSTTWFSSVPLYPVKNLSHWNLDTEVPVPENKNFPPERDGATGGKINKNHLEIPVEQLMLELTLSEHAPKTTQNSKQGIFRLWSYPLSKGSATENRDFKKSSMETGCNVTSNRIRLFAVNHSLTSASVDKPVGSYPALQTPLSHCWPYADGDFFKDRNEPHINLCSTLGNNSGELLTAPNWNLKYGNSSVEENLTDESDLSENEKANDTLLSCFKKMDLNLKPETIENVEDSFTEEPSEVFPYPDFLPPPFNTLDLHKLAISKSENWKMTMESLDSSLEHLVARLLDMERLQRVTIQRERPRLQTSFCAPLAAERPASSKAAPKMRQPKPSDSVGLQPTCVEKSHEERKTNSGSCKLEYNAPKWNCSRAGKYRWNSRPALKTSPTTKQVIAAYDDFKNPKVSILNPCQELSAKPAPAQTTQLLVKMVSTRCLPPKSPTPVSPIPLSFPENQREEIKAPPRTRKKLYRKDMVLNRPFCIQKLNCXSPSLTAKDKCSPIDQK